In Bacteroidota bacterium, the following proteins share a genomic window:
- a CDS encoding phosphatidate cytidylyltransferase — MSNLTKRLLTALVGIPIVGGLTYLGSWWFAGLVVVLVLGAQKEFYDMVGLKGRHLFIGLMLGIVVVLRLEIQRQFEWMLLLSLIGLITYDTFDGKSTDNWQKLSWMVAGLVYPAWMFSFALHLRSYVISSDSYLGFLLIVGLLLIVWVTDSLAYFTGKAFGKRPLAPAISPKKTWEGSLGGFAGALVAAILFKLFLFSLFSWQDAIACAIIGGIGGQVGDLVESRLKRLFGVKDSGNVLPGHGGVLDRIDGLILIMPLYYFYFKYWGSFSLYDFYN; from the coding sequence ATGTCTAATTTGACCAAGCGCCTGCTCACGGCCCTGGTGGGTATTCCGATTGTTGGTGGGTTGACATACCTCGGCAGTTGGTGGTTTGCCGGCCTTGTCGTTGTACTCGTTCTGGGGGCCCAAAAGGAGTTTTACGACATGGTGGGCCTCAAAGGCCGGCATCTGTTTATAGGTTTGATGTTGGGGATAGTTGTGGTACTGCGACTGGAAATACAGCGTCAGTTTGAATGGATGCTGCTGCTCTCCCTGATTGGTCTGATTACGTATGATACGTTTGATGGCAAAAGTACAGACAACTGGCAAAAACTGTCCTGGATGGTTGCCGGACTTGTGTACCCGGCCTGGATGTTCTCGTTTGCCCTGCATCTGCGAAGCTATGTGATCTCATCTGATTCGTATTTGGGGTTTTTATTGATTGTCGGGTTGTTGCTCATCGTCTGGGTAACCGACTCCCTTGCCTATTTCACAGGGAAGGCATTTGGTAAAAGACCACTGGCGCCTGCCATCTCCCCGAAAAAGACCTGGGAAGGCAGCCTGGGTGGATTTGCCGGGGCGCTGGTTGCTGCGATACTATTCAAGCTCTTTCTGTTTTCGTTGTTTAGCTGGCAAGACGCTATTGCTTGTGCTATTATCGGTGGAATTGGCGGACAAGTAGGTGATTTGGTAGAGAGCCGGTTGAAGCGACTGTTTGGTGTGAAAGACTCTGGCAATGTGTTGCCGGGTCATGGCGGTGTGCTTGATCGTATTGATGGGCTTATCTTGATCATGCCCCTTTACTATTTCTACTTCAAGTATTGGGGTTCGTTTAGCCTGTACGACTTCTACAATTGA
- a CDS encoding DUF2007 domain-containing protein: MENRRFDKWKTVFRTGLDYEAGLVRDRLRNEDIPAVILNKRDHAYNLTLGDMAQIKVMVPEEHEQQAKALLQEAPLSDEELEQAALSASPFDEDDEERDEDDD, encoded by the coding sequence ATGGAGAACCGCAGGTTCGACAAGTGGAAAACGGTATTCAGAACCGGACTCGATTATGAGGCTGGCCTCGTGCGCGATCGCTTGCGCAACGAAGACATCCCGGCTGTTATCCTCAACAAGCGCGACCATGCCTACAACCTCACCCTGGGCGACATGGCCCAGATTAAGGTGATGGTGCCCGAAGAACACGAACAGCAGGCCAAAGCCTTGCTGCAGGAAGCCCCACTTTCCGACGAAGAACTCGAGCAGGCAGCCCTCTCCGCCAGTCCTTTTGACGAGGATGATGAAGAGCGTGATGAGGACGACGATTAA
- a CDS encoding type II CAAX endopeptidase family protein produces METELRADTPPRPQYASLSDAWEQPDGAIPLNGLIERQQFPPWLTALFGIFLALILFHFIVGPIATFGILMAQGIPPMEVLNSLETVIAENAKPLLIANTIGQVLALALPFLIIAGWHSRKKWAFLRFRTPNWSLVGLSVFGLVGLTPIAWWLGNLNAQIPLPDAIRQLEESQLELIEQVLQQDLGLVFSLAVMALTPAICEEILFRGYLQRQFERAMGVLPAIVLIGVIFGFFHLRFTQVIPLSVIGIYLAYITWRSGSLWLAIIIHFANNAFAVCLGIYLSGQSDVTLEELERMQVPVPALIAGFLILAAVLYMMEKIARDRIGAAGNAAPVVS; encoded by the coding sequence ATGGAAACCGAGCTGCGCGCTGATACCCCACCCCGACCTCAATATGCTTCGCTGTCCGATGCCTGGGAGCAGCCCGATGGCGCTATTCCACTCAATGGTCTCATCGAGCGCCAGCAATTTCCGCCCTGGCTCACCGCGCTTTTTGGGATTTTCCTGGCACTGATCCTCTTTCATTTTATCGTCGGCCCCATCGCCACCTTCGGCATTCTTATGGCGCAGGGCATTCCTCCAATGGAAGTGCTCAACTCGCTGGAGACGGTCATCGCTGAGAATGCAAAACCGCTGCTGATTGCCAATACAATCGGACAAGTCCTCGCACTTGCGCTGCCGTTTCTCATTATCGCCGGCTGGCACTCCCGCAAAAAGTGGGCGTTCCTACGCTTCCGTACGCCCAACTGGTCGCTGGTTGGGCTCTCGGTCTTTGGCCTCGTCGGACTCACACCCATTGCCTGGTGGTTAGGCAACCTGAACGCACAAATTCCTTTGCCTGATGCCATCCGGCAATTGGAAGAGTCGCAGTTGGAGCTGATCGAGCAAGTGCTGCAACAGGATCTGGGGCTCGTGTTTAGCCTCGCTGTTATGGCGCTCACGCCGGCCATCTGCGAAGAAATTCTCTTCCGTGGCTACCTCCAGCGACAGTTTGAACGCGCCATGGGCGTGTTGCCGGCCATCGTTTTGATTGGCGTCATTTTTGGTTTTTTCCACCTACGGTTTACGCAGGTGATTCCGCTTTCTGTGATCGGGATTTACCTTGCCTACATCACCTGGCGCTCTGGCTCGCTGTGGCTGGCAATTATCATTCACTTTGCCAACAATGCGTTTGCCGTATGTCTTGGTATCTATTTATCAGGGCAAAGCGACGTCACCCTCGAAGAATTGGAGCGCATGCAGGTGCCTGTGCCGGCATTAATCGCTGGTTTTCTTATCTTGGCCGCCGTCTTATACATGATGGAAAAGATTGCGCGGGACAGGATTGGGGCAGCCGGCAACGCTGCGCCAGTAGTTTCCTAA